In Streptomyces sp. NBC_01381, the sequence AAACGGTCTTGGACCGCCCGACGTACCCTCTGGTGACCGCCAGGCCGTTGCGCGCCGAACGTGGCTGTGTCTAGCCTGTGTTCGTCATATCGATCGTTGGCCGAAGTTTCGGACGCAACGTCACACGCGACTTCGGACGCACGGGGTGGGAGGCCGACCATGGGACGACTGGTGCCAGCGGTGACCAGGGCGCTGGACATACTGGAGCTGTTCCTGGAGGGCGACGGGACCCTGTCCGCCCCCGAGGTGACCCGCAGGCTCCAGTTGCCCCGCACCACCGTGCACGAACTGCTCACCACCCTTGCGGCCCGCTCCTACCTTGTCCAGATCCCGGACCAGACGGGCCGCTACCGCCTCGGCGTACGCGCCTATCAGCTCGGCAGCCGGTACGCCGAGCAGCTCGACCTGGCCGCCGAAGGCCAGCAGGTGGCGCGCGAGGTCGCCGAGACCTGCGACGAGACGGTGCACGTCGCGGTCCTGGAGGACACCGACGTCATCTACATCGCCAAGGTGGACTCCACGCACGCCGTCCGGATGGTCTCCGCGGCGGGCCGCAAGCTGCCCGCCCACTGCACGTCGGTCGGCAAGATGCTGCTCGCCTCGCTGCCGCCGGCCGAGCTTGAGGCGCGCGTCGCGGGCCGCGAGCTGACGGCGATGACCCCGAACAGCATCACGGAGCCTCAGGCGCTGCTCGCCGCGCTCGCCGAGATCCGCGAGCGCGGCATCGCGGCCGAACATCGCGAGTCCAACCCGGACGTGAGCTGTGTGGCCGCCCCGGTCCGCGACAGCGCGGGACGGGTCGTCGCGGCGCTCTCCATCTCCGTACCGATGATCCGCTGGAGCGAGGACCGCGAGCGCGAACTCGCCGGGCTCGCCGCCAAGGGCGCGGACGACCTGTCGGTGCGCCTGGGCCATCGCGGCGGACGGTGAAGTAACGGTGCGGCTGGCGCCCCGTAAGGGGCGCGGGGCTGTATCGATCTGCGGCTCCGCCGCGAAGGGGGTCCCCCCTGTTCGAGCGAAGCCGAGAACTTGGGGGAGCGACCAGCCCCCACCGGCCCGCGGGTCCATCACCGCACTTCCAGCGGAGCGCAGGCGGACTCCAGGTCCAGGAGCCGCTGCTTGCGCTCCAGACCGCCCGCGTAGCCGGTGAGCGAGCCGTCGGCGCCGATGACGCGGTGGCAGGGGCGGACGACGAGCAGCGGGTTGCGCCCGATGGCCGTGCCGAGCGCGCGGACGGCGGCACGCGAGAGGCCCATCCGTTCGGCGAGCTTTCCGTACGTCGTGGTCGTGCCGTACGGAAGGGTGTCGAGGGCGTGCCAGACCCGCTGCTGGAAGTCGGTGCCGACGCCGCTCACGTACTCGATGTCGAAGCGCGTCAGGCTTCCCTCGAAGTACGAGCGCAGTTGCGCGGCGATCTCGGCGAAGGCCGCGTCGTCGCGCACCCACCCGTCCTGGACGACGGCCCCGCCCTTCTGCCCCGGCATGGACAGCGAGGCCAGTGCGGTGCCGCCCTTCGCGGTGGCCGACGCCTCGCCGACCAGCAGCAGCTCGCCCAGCGGGCTTTCGACGGTCGTGTAGAGGGCCTTGGCGGTGGTCATCGGATGCTCCCTGCTCTGTGGTGACAGGGGCAAGTCTGCGGGGTGCGGGCGCGAGCGGCTGGCGGGATTCGGACGTGGTCCCCGTCACGCCTTTATGCAACTAGTTGCACAACGCTCGGGCGTCCTCTAGAACTGTGCTGACGACACACCGCGTACGGAGGCCCCGCATGAGCCGCTACCCGAACCTGCTGAACCCGCTCGACCTGGGCTTCACCACCCTGCCCAACCGGGTCCTGATGGGCTCGATGCACGTGGGCCTCGAAGAGGCCCCGAACGGTTTCGAGCGGATGGCGGAGTTCTACGCGACCCGTGCGCGCGGCGGCGTCGGCCTCATCGTCACCGGCGGCATCGCCCCGAACGAGCTCGGCAGGCCCTGGGACGGCGGTGCCAAGCTGACCACGGAGGCGGAGGCCGAGGAGCACGCGGCCATCACCGCGGCCGTGCACGCCGAGGGCGGCAAGATCGCGATGCAGATCCTGCACTTCGGGCGGTACGCGTACCACGAGGGCCTCGTCGCGCCGAGCGCGATCAAGGCGCCGATCAGCCCCTTCGTGCCGCGCGCTCTGGAGGACGACGAGGTCGAGCAGACCATCGAGGACTTCGTGCGCGCCGCCGAGCTGGCCAAGTCGGCGGGCTACGACGGCGTCGAAGTCATGGGCTCCGAGGGCTACTTGATCAACGAGTTCATCGCGGCCCCCACCAATCAGCGCACCGACCGCTGGGGCGGCTCCTACGAGAACCGCATCCGCTTCCCCGTCGAGATCGTCCGCCGCGTCCGCGAGCGCGTCGGCGCGGACTTCATCATCATCTACCGCCTGTCCATGCTGGACCTGATCCCCGGCGGCTCGACCCTCGAAGAGGTCGTCCACCTGGCCAAGGAGATCGAGGCCGCGGGCGCCACCATCATCAACACCGGCATCGGCTGGCACGAGGCGCGCATCCCCACCATCGCGACGTCCGTGCCGCGCGGCGCGTACACCTTCGTCACCAAGAAGGTGATGGGCGAGGTCTCCGTGCCGCTCGTCACCACCAACCGCATCAACACCCCGGAGATCGCCGAGCAGTTGCTCGCCGACGGCGCCGCCGACATGGTCTCGCTGGCCCGCCCGCTGCTCGCCGACCCCGACTTCGTCGCCAAGGCGCGGGCCGAGAAGGCCGAGGCCATCAACACCTGCATCGGCTGCAACCAGGCCTGCCTCGACCACACCTTCAATCTGCAGATCACCTCCTGCCTGGTGAACCCGCGCGCCTGCCACGAGACGGAACTGATCCTGTCCCCGACGCGCACCAAGAAGCGCGTCGCCGTCGTCGGCGCGGGCCCGGCCGGACTCGCCTTCGCCGTCTCGGCCGCCGAGCGCGGCCACGACGTCACGCTCTTCGACGCGGCCCCCGAGATCGGCGGGCAGCTCAACGTGGCCCGCAGGGTCCCCGGCAAGGAGGAGTTCGACGAGACCCTGCGCTACTTCCGCACCCAGCTCGAACTGCACGGCGTGGACGTCAAGTTGAACACTCGCGCCACCGCTCAGGACCTCGCCGACGCGGCGTACGACGAAGTGGTCGTCGCCACCGGGGTCAGCCCGCGCACGCCCGAGATCCCCGGCGTCGACCACCCCAGCGTGGTCGGCTACCTCGATGTGCTGCGCGACAACGTGCACGTGGGGGAGCGGGTCGCGATCATCGGCGCGGGCGGCATCGGTTTCGACGTCGCCGAGTTCCTCACCGACGGCGGCGAGAAGGCCAGCCTGGACCCCGCGACGTACTTCCGGCAGTGGGGCGTCGACATGGACTACAAGGACCGCGGGGGCCTGACGAAGCCCGAGCGGCCCACCCCGCCGCGCTCCGTCCACCTCCTGCAGCGCAAGACGTCCAAGGTCGGCCAGGGCCTCGGCAAGACGACCGGCTGGATCCACCGCACGGAGCTGCGCCACCGCGGCGTCACGATGGTCGCGGGCGCCGCCTACGACCTCATCGACGACGCGGGCCTGCACATCACCGTCGACGGCCACTCCACGGTCATCCCCGTCGACACGGTCGTCCTCTGCTCCGGCCAGGACCCGCGCCGCGACCTGTACGAGGAGCTCGTCGCCGCGGGCGTCGACGCGCACCTCATCGGGGGCGCGGACGTGGCCGCCGAGCTGGACGCCAAGCGCGCCATCAAGCAGGGCACGGAGCTGGCCGCCGCTCTGTGACGCGGCCGCACCGCTCCGAACGCCGTACCTAGGATGGCCGCCATGTCACTCCCGCACGCGATCCTCACCGCCCTGCTCGAGAAGCCGTCGTCCGGGCTCGAGCTGACCCGCAGGTTCGACAAGTCGATCGGCTACTTCTGGTCGGCCACGCACCAGCAGATCTACCGCGAGCTGGGGAAACTGGAGCGGGACGGCGCCATCCGCGCGCTGCCGCAGGAGCAGGCGACGCGCGGGCAGAAGAGGGAGTACGAGGTGCTGCCGGCGGGCCGCGCAGAGCTGGCCCGCTGGACGGCGGCGAGCCAGGACCCCAAGCCGCTGCGGGACACCCTCCTGCTGCGGCTGCGGGCGGCGGCGGTCGTCGGCACGGACGGCATCGAGGCCGACCTGCGCCGCCATCTCACCCTGCACCAGAGGCAGTTGGCCGAGTACGAGGAGATCGAGAAGCGGGACTTCCCGCCGGGCAAGGACGCGGTGGAGGACCGGCTGCGGCATGTGGTCCTCCGGGCCGGGATCGATCTGGAGACGTTCTGGACCCAGTGGCTGGAGCGGACGCTGGAGGAGCTGGACGCGCCGGCGTTGCCCGAGTGACGCAGAAGACGGCCGGCGCCGGCCCGACGTGAGTCGGTCCGGCGGCAGCCGCTTCCTTCCACGGCCCGGTTCAGGGTCGGGGTGGTGCTCCGCGGCGGCGCAGGTACCAGGCGCCGCCGCCGACCGCGGCCGCGGCCACCAGGACCCCGCCCCCGACGAGGGTCAGCGTGCTGTAGTCCTCGCTGCCACCGCCGATGCCGCCTCGGACGCCGAGTGCGGGCGCCGTCGACGAGATGGTCGGCGTGGAGCCGACCCTGACCGTCGAGGGACCGACCACCGACCCGTCGTCGCACCGCACGAGCACCGAATGGGTGCCGGTGGTGACGTTCGTCCAGGAAGCGCTGCCGTTGATCAGCGACGTCTGTCGCCCCGCGGCGAAGCTGGCCGCGGAGGGGCTCATCAGGGAGGCGATGCCGCCGTTGGCGCACTCTGTCGTGGTGGCCCGGACCGTTGTGCCGGTGGCGGTCACGGTGAGCCCCGGACCCGCCGCCGCCGGAGCGGCCAGTGCCAGCGGAAGAGCTGCGGCTGCGGCGGCGATGGTCAGTCCGGAGCGGACCAATATCTGAGTAGAACGCATGTGTCTGCCCTCCGGTGGCACGGGAGGCGGTACGTCCCATGCGCCGCCGGAGGTAGGGAAGCGCCCGTGCTACCTGCGGATGAGCCAACGTGCCATCGGCCAGGACCGCATGCGGACGGCCACCGGGCAGGTGACGGAATCCTTCGTACGGCCGACAGCCGACCCGACGTCACGACGGCCGGCCCGTGGTGACCGCCCGCTCGGCGGAGTAGCCGCCCCATGCCCCGTCGGGAAGCCTGGCCCTGAGCTTCACGCGATGGCGCTCGCCGGGCTCCTTTCCCAGGTAGAAGCTGTGCGTGGCCTTGGTCCGGGGAGCCGTGCCGCCGAAGACCAGCGAGGTGGCGGCCTTGCCGTCCAGGTGGATCTGATACTCGGACACGGCGCCGCCCGTGCGGGGCGGCGTCCACGACAGATCGATGTAGTACGCCCCGCCCGCGCGGTGCGTCGTCGCGCGGAAGCCGGTCGGTGCCGTACCCCGCCCGTCGTCCCGGCCGGGCGCGGTGGTGAGGCGCACGGCCCGGCTCGCGGACGAGAAGTTGTCCGCCGCGTCGCGCGCCTTGACGGTGAAGGTGTACGTGGTGCCCGGACGCAAGCCGGTGATCAGCGTGGTCCGCTCGCCGCGCTCCACGCTGTGGATCTTCGCCGTGCCCTGGTAGATCTCGTACGAGGCGACACCCTGGTCGTCCGAGGATGCGCCCCACGACAGGGTCACCGCCCTGCTGCCCTCGGCCGCGCCGCGCGGCGTGCCGGGACGGGACGGCGGCTCGTGGTCCGCGGCGGCCGCGCCGGGCGTGGTCACGGACAGCTTCTTGCTCGCCGGGCCGACGTTCCCCTCGGCGTCGCGCGCCCGGACGGTGAAGGCGTACGTCGTGGACGGCTGCAGGCCCGTGACATCCACCATGTGCTTGCCGCCCGGCACGCGCTCGACCCGGGTGGCGCCGCGGTACACGTCGTAGCCGGTGACCCCGGTGTCGTCCGTGGCCCGGTTCCACATGACGTGGGCGGTGGTGGCGCTGCCCGCCTGGACGGTGACGCCGCGCGGGGCGGCAGGGGGCGCCACGTCCTTCGAGTCGCTCGGGTCGTCCTGCCAGGCGCAGGAGCTGAGGGCGCAGACGGCGGTGACGGCGAGGAGCGCGGTCAGGTGGGGGGTCCGTCGCATGGGTGTGCCTTCCACTGAGACTGGGACGGCATTGGTCCGGACCTATTGGACACAGTTGGCGGGGGTACATCAAGAGGCCCGCGTGCTCCGTCCGGACCCCGAGCGGTGGCCGGGACGTACGAGTCGGGACAGATTGGGACTTCCGCGTCCACTCAGGGAAGGTCTTTTCTCGTGCGTACCAGAACGGCGGCGCTCGCCGTCGCCGCCGGAGCCGCTCTGCTGGCCACCCCCGCTTCACTGCCCGCGACGGCGCAGGAGCAGGGCGAGCCGAACCCCAAGTCGGCGAATGTCAGGGAGAGTTCACCGGGAGGGGACGCGCCACGCCAGACCTTGGCGCGCGAAGGCTCCGCGAGCGCCGCCGCCCTGCTCGCCAGGGCCGGATCGTGCCGGCAGGTCTCCCGCGGCAAGTACCGCAGCGACGACGGCGCCCCGGCGAACATCCCCGTCTGCGGCAAACGCGGCGCCGTGTTCTGGAAGGCCGACATGGACGTCGACTGCGACGGACGGCCCGGCAAGGCGTGCAACCGCCGCAGCGACCCCCTCTTCTTCCACGCCACCGCCTTCCAGCAGTCCGACGGCCGCCAGCTGGACGCCGAGCGCCTGCCGTACGTCGTCGTGCCGGGCGCGAGCCGCCGCTGGAACCACGCGGCGCACGGCGTCGACGGCGGTTCCGTCGCCGCCGTGATCCACCGGGGCAAGGTTCTGTACGCGGTGGTCGGCGACACCGGTCCCACCGACCTGATCGGCGAGGCGTCCTACGCGGCGGCCAGGGCGCTCGGCATCCGCGCCGACCCCAAGTCCGGCGGCGCGAGCGGCGACGTCACCTACATCGTCTTCAAGGGGCGCGGCGCGTCCCCGATCGAGAGCCACCGGGCCGCGGTCGCCCGTGGCGACGCGCTGGCCCGGCAGTTCCTCCGCCAGAACTGAGGCGGCGAGAGCAGAGGCTCACACCTTCCGATACGCGTACGCCTCCGCTGCCGCCGCCTCCACGGCGGCGAGGTCGGCGCCCGCCGACGCGGTCACCACGGCCGCGACCGCGCCCTCCACGAACGGGGCGTCCACCAGGCGGGCGCCGTCCGGGAGCTCATCGCCCTCCGCGAGCAGCGCCTTCACGGTGAGGACCGCACTGCCCAGGTCGGTGAGGATCGCGACGCCCGCGCCGCGGTCGACCCGCGCGGCGGCCGCGGAGATCAGCTCGGCGCTGGTGCCGAGGCCGCCGTCCTCGGTGCCGCCCGCACCCGCCACGGGGGCGGTCGTCCCGCCGCCCGCGAGCCCGGCGGCCAGCTCGGCGACCGCGTCGGCGACGGGCCCGCTGTGCGAGACGAGGACGATGCCGACCAGCTTGTCGTCACTCATCGCCGGCCCCCTCGCCGCCCGCGGCCTCGGCGAGCGCGTCGAAGAGCAGCGCCGACGATGTCGCGCCGGGATCCTGATGCCCTATGCTGCGCTCGCCCAGATAGCTCGCCCGGCCCTTGCGCGCCTGCAGCGGCGTGGTGGCGAGCGCGCCCTCGTTCGCGGCGGCCCGCGCCGCCGAGAAGGACTCCCCGAGCGCGTCGACCGCCGGGACCAGGGCGTCCAGCATCGTCTTGTCGCCGGGCGCCGCGCCGCCGAGCGCGCCGACGGCGTCGACACCCGTACGGAACGCGTCGGCGAACTGCTGCTCGCTGACCTCGGCGGCGTCGCCGAGCGCCTTGCCGGTACGCCGGAGCAGCGTGCCGTACAGCGGCCCCGACGCGCCGCCCACGGTCGAGATCAGCGTCCGCCCGGCCAGCATCAGGACGGCCCCCGGCGTGGCGGGCTCCTCCTTCTCCAGGGCGGTCACCACGGAGGCGAAACCCCGCTGCATGTTGCTGCCGTGGTCGGCGTCACCGATCGGCGAGTCAAGTTCGGTGAGCCGCTCCGCCTCCCGGTCGACGAGAGCGGCGGCCGAGATCAGCCAGCGGCGGAAGAATGCGGCGTCGAGCACGGAATCTCCTTGCACGGTAGGGCGATTGACTACAAGACGTACGAGTGACTTGCGAGGCGTACGAGCCGATCACCGGGGTCAGACACCCCAGCGCAGCCCGGCGGTGCGCACCGGCGCGTTCCACAGCCGCAGCAGCTCCTCGTCGACCTGACACAGGGTCACGGACGCCCCGGCCATGTCCAGCGAGGTCACGTAGTTGCCGACCAGGGTGTGCGCCACGACGACATCCCGCTCGGCAAGGACCCGCTGCACCTCGGCGTTGAACCCGTACAACTCAAGGAGGGGTGTGGCACCCATCCCGTTCACGAGCACCAGCACGGGATTGCGCGGACGGAGATCCTCCAGCACGGCGTCCACGGAGAAATCCGCGATCTCGCGCGACGTCATCATCGGCCGCCGCTCACGCCCCGGCTCACCATGGATCCCGACCCCCAACTCCAGCTCGCCGGTCGGCAGATCAAAGGTGGGACTCCCCTTGGCAGGCGTGGAACAAGCGCTCAGGGCGACCCCGAAGCTCCGGGAGTTCTCATTCACCTGACGGGCGATCGCCTCGACGCGCTCCAGGGGCATGCCCTCGTCGGCCGCGGCGCCGGCGATCTTCTCCACATACAGCGTCGCGCCGGTACCGCGCCGCCCCGCCGTGTACAGGCTGTCGGTGACGGCCACGTCGTCATTGACGAGCACCTTGGCGACCTGGATGCCCTCGTCCTCGGCGAGCTCGGCCGCCATGTCGAAGTTGAGGACGTCCCCCGTGTAGTTCTTCACGATGAACAGCACACCCGCCCCGCTGTCCACGGCGGCCGCCGCGCGCACCATCTGGTCCGGCACGGGCGAGGTGAACACCTCACCGGGACACGCGGCCGACAGCATGCCAGGACCCACGAACCCACCGTGCAGCGGCTCGTGCCCGGATCCCCCGCCGGAGACGAGGGCGACCTTCCCGGCGACGGGAGCGTCCCTGCGCACGACGACGCGGTTCTCCACGTCGACGGTCAGCTCCGGATGTGCGGCGGCCATCCCCCGCAACGCGTCCGCGACGACTGTCTCCGCAACGTTGATCAGCATCTTCACTGGTACCTCCGGGGTGCGGTTGGCGATCCAACGCCAGTATCGACGCACAGGTTGAGTCGGGCACCCATTGCGGCATTACCCACCGCCGCGCGCCGCTCGGTCCCGCCCCGCACTTGAGACGCGGGCCCCGGCCGCGCGCGGCCGCTGGCGCGTTCGCGTCATGGCGTGCCCGTGCCATGGCGCATGCACGTCACGGCGTGAACGCGCAGGCTCCGTCCGTGGATCGGGGCACGGCCGCCGGGCCACCCTGAGGTGGCGCCGCCGTGGGCGGTGCGTGAATTCCCTGAACGCGTGTATCCCCTGAAGGAGACACCTCCGTGAGCATGTCGCCGAGCAGACCCGTGGACCGGATCACCAGGACACCCGTCCGCCGCGAGCCCGCCCGCCGCACGACCCCGCGGCCGCGCCCGCAGCGAGCACCGAATGCCCGCGGGGACGGCGGCGCGTCCGTCGGCCCCGCGCTGTTCCGGATCACCACGGCCCCGCTGGAGCCCGCCGGTGAGCTGCGGGTCGGGCAGTTGTCAGGGCCGTACGTGGCCGCCGATGTGCTGGCCCGGTTCCTGCGCGCCGACGGGCGGCACGTCCTGTTCACCGGCGCCACCGCTGACCACGCCACCGCCGTGGAGGCACGGGCGCTGCGCCGCGGCCGGAGCGCCGCCGAGGTGGCCGCCGGGTTCCGGGCCGCCGTCGACGCGGACTGGCAGCGGGCGGGCATCACCTTCGACCGGGTCGTGCGGGCCCGCCGCGACCGGGGATACGGCCGCTGGCTCGGCACCCTCGTGGCACGGCTGCACTCCGATGGCATGCTCACCCCGCGGGAGGGCCCCTTGCCGTACTGCGCCCCGTGCGCGCGATGGCTGCACGGCGCGCATGTGACCGGTGGCTGCCCGCACTGCGGCGCGGCCGCGGACGGCACGGGCTGCCACGCCTGTGCCCGGCCGTACGACGCTGCCGAACTGGCCCGCCCCGTCTGCGCGTTGTGCTCCACGCCCGCCGCACCGCGCCCGTGCCGTCGGCTGCTTCTTCCCCTGGAGGGCTTCCGGGATCCGCTCGCCGCGTACTGGGCGGCGCTCGACGCGCCGGAGCGGCTCGCCGGTCTCTTCGCGGCGCTCCTGGCGGACCGGCTGCCCGAGCTGCCGGTGGGGCAGCCGGGGGAGTGGGGGGTGCCCTTGCCGGTGGCCGGTCACGAGGATCAGCGCGTCGACGGCCGCTTCGAGGCGGCCGCGCTTGAGCTGTACGGCAGGGGCCCGGACAGCGGCCGCCCGGCTCCGGGCGAGACGCTGCACTTCGGCGGCCTGCGCGACGCCGTCGACCACACGGTCGTGCTGCCCGCACTCCTGCTCGCCTGCCGAGTCCCGCCGGAGGTCCACCCCCGGCCGCGCTTCCGCCTGAGCGCGGCCAACGGACCCGGCGCGGACCGCACCTGGGCGCTCGACGTCCTGAACGAGTTCGGCTCGGACGCCGTACGCCGCCATGCCGTGCACGGCGAAGGCCCCGCACAGGCGCTCGCGGTGCTCCACGGGACGTGGAACCGCTGGCTCGACGAACTCTTCGCGTCCGTACGGCAGTTGAGTGGGGGACGGGTGCCGCTGGAACCGCCGGGCGGCCCCGGCTGGCCCGAGCACCGCCGCCGACTGGCGCACACGGTACGGCTGTTGCGTGCGGCGTACGGAGACGGGGGCGCGGACACCTTCGACCCGCGCCGCGCCGTACGGCTGCTCGACGCGACGGTCCGCATGACGCAGGCGCTGCCCAGGGCGGAACTCCCGCAGCTGACAGGCCAGTTGAGCGTCGCGGCGGCGCTCACGGCATGGGCCCACCCGGTCATGCCGGAAGGCGCCCGGCGGCTCGCGGCCGCCCTCGGGGTCCCGGCGGGCGGACCCGTCACCCTCGACGCGCTCGCCGTGCTGCGGCCCGGGACGCAGGTCGGTCCAGCGTCGGCCCCGGTCTTCGGGTTCTGAACGGCCGGAGTCAGTCCAGCCAGCCGAGGCGCATCGCCTGCACGCCCGCCTCGAAGCGGCTGGACGCCCCCAGCTCCTGCATGAGTTCGGAGAGGATACGGCTCACGGTGCGCAGCGAGACGCCGAGGCCACGGGCGATCTTCTCGTCCTTCATGCCGGTGGCCAGCATGCGCAGGGCGGCGCGCTGCTGCTCGGTGAGCCCGGAGCTGTCCCGGGCGCACTCGCCCTGCTCGCCGTACGGCGTCGCGGTGCGCCAGAGGTGTTCGTACAGCGCGCTGTACGAGCGCACCAGCGCGGGGCCACGGGCCAGAATCGCCCCGGCCGCGTGCCGCTCCGGGTCCACCGGAAGCAGCGCGAACCGCCGGTCCGCGATGATCATGTTCATCGGGATGTCCGCGGAGATCCGCAGCTCGGCGCCGACCGCGGCCTTGCGTGCGAGATGCTCCATGCCCTGCGGGGTGTTGGCCCCCGATGCGCTGAAGACATAGCGCACCCGCACGCCCTTGGCGATCTGCCGGCGGTCACGCGACAGGGCGCGCTCCGGGATCTCCCGGCCCTGGTCGATCAGCGGCTGCAGCGCGGAGAGTTCGTGCTCGACCGTCTCGGTGATGTCCTCGAGGGCCTGCTGGATGCGCCGGTAGTCGGTGATCACCTCGACCTCGACCTCGGCGGACGGTGCGAGGACCTCGGAGCGCAGAAAGCGGGTGGCAAGGGACTCCAGGCGGCCGTTGACCTGCTCGGCGCGGCGCAGGTCCTCGCGCAGCCGCCCCCGTTCGCCCTCCAGGAGCTTGATCAGGGCCATCTCGGGGCTGACCACGGCGACCGAGTCCGTCTCGCTCTCGGACGGTTCGCCCGCGGCGAGGGCGAGCCGGTTGTCGTGCTGGGCGCCGGTCGGCACGACGAGGCCCAGGTCGAGCAGTTCGCGGCGGCACCGCTCCCGTTCCTCCGGGCCGAGCCCGAGTTCGGCGACGGCCTCCTCGAAGTCGGAGGCGCCGCGCCTGCGCAACTCCGCGTAGAGGGCGAGCGCCAGATCCTCGGCGCGCGCCCCGGTTCTCTCCACGGCCCTGACGACTGTCACCGCACCGCCCCCTCGCTGTCGGTTCCCCTTCCCTGCGCGCGATCCTACGTGAATCAAGATCACGGGCTCCGGGAGACCGAACGGCGGTCAAACGGCGGTCAATCGGAGGTCAGGGGAACGAGACCACTGTGGACGGCACGGTGTCGCTGCCCGAAGTGGGCGCGCCGGTGGCGTTGATGACGTGGGCGTACTGGCCCTTGCCGCCGAGCGAGACGACCAGGAGGTGGTGGAACTTCACGCCCGGCGTGTTCGGGGCGGCGAAGCCGTGCTCCTGGAC encodes:
- a CDS encoding class I tRNA ligase family protein; amino-acid sequence: MSPSRPVDRITRTPVRREPARRTTPRPRPQRAPNARGDGGASVGPALFRITTAPLEPAGELRVGQLSGPYVAADVLARFLRADGRHVLFTGATADHATAVEARALRRGRSAAEVAAGFRAAVDADWQRAGITFDRVVRARRDRGYGRWLGTLVARLHSDGMLTPREGPLPYCAPCARWLHGAHVTGGCPHCGAAADGTGCHACARPYDAAELARPVCALCSTPAAPRPCRRLLLPLEGFRDPLAAYWAALDAPERLAGLFAALLADRLPELPVGQPGEWGVPLPVAGHEDQRVDGRFEAAALELYGRGPDSGRPAPGETLHFGGLRDAVDHTVVLPALLLACRVPPEVHPRPRFRLSAANGPGADRTWALDVLNEFGSDAVRRHAVHGEGPAQALAVLHGTWNRWLDELFASVRQLSGGRVPLEPPGGPGWPEHRRRLAHTVRLLRAAYGDGGADTFDPRRAVRLLDATVRMTQALPRAELPQLTGQLSVAAALTAWAHPVMPEGARRLAAALGVPAGGPVTLDALAVLRPGTQVGPASAPVFGF
- a CDS encoding LuxR C-terminal-related transcriptional regulator, whose product is MTVVRAVERTGARAEDLALALYAELRRRGASDFEEAVAELGLGPEERERCRRELLDLGLVVPTGAQHDNRLALAAGEPSESETDSVAVVSPEMALIKLLEGERGRLREDLRRAEQVNGRLESLATRFLRSEVLAPSAEVEVEVITDYRRIQQALEDITETVEHELSALQPLIDQGREIPERALSRDRRQIAKGVRVRYVFSASGANTPQGMEHLARKAAVGAELRISADIPMNMIIADRRFALLPVDPERHAAGAILARGPALVRSYSALYEHLWRTATPYGEQGECARDSSGLTEQQRAALRMLATGMKDEKIARGLGVSLRTVSRILSELMQELGASSRFEAGVQAMRLGWLD